In the Leptotrichia sp. oral taxon 847 genome, one interval contains:
- a CDS encoding transketolase family protein produces MEKKSTRQAYGEALVKLGKINENVVVLEADLSKSTMTAYFKKEFPNRHINVGIAEADMIGTAAGFAATGKIPFASTFALFGAGRAYDQIRNSVAYPKLNVKICPTHAGVSLGEDGGSHQSVEDLALMRVIPGMTVLCPADAIETEKMIFAAAEYEGPVYIRLGRLNIPVLFDDNYKFEIGKAKTLTEGNDVAILATGLMVYEATEAAKQLAEQGIKARVINVSTIKPLDEETILKAAKECKFIVTSEEHSVIGGLGSAVSEFLSENYPTKVIKHGIYDKFGQSADGETMLDNYKLRAKDIVEIVLKNR; encoded by the coding sequence ATGGAAAAAAAATCAACTAGACAGGCTTATGGAGAAGCTTTAGTAAAATTGGGAAAAATAAATGAAAATGTAGTAGTATTGGAAGCAGATTTATCAAAATCGACAATGACAGCATATTTTAAAAAAGAATTTCCAAATAGACATATAAATGTAGGAATTGCAGAAGCTGATATGATAGGAACTGCCGCAGGATTTGCAGCAACTGGGAAAATACCTTTTGCTTCAACATTTGCACTTTTTGGAGCGGGAAGAGCATACGACCAAATTAGAAATAGCGTGGCTTATCCTAAATTAAATGTAAAAATTTGTCCCACTCATGCAGGAGTTTCATTGGGAGAAGACGGAGGTTCACATCAATCAGTAGAAGACCTTGCGCTAATGCGTGTAATTCCTGGTATGACAGTTTTATGTCCAGCCGATGCCATAGAAACTGAAAAAATGATTTTTGCAGCCGCTGAATATGAAGGACCTGTCTATATAAGATTAGGAAGATTGAATATCCCAGTATTATTCGATGATAATTATAAATTTGAAATTGGAAAAGCAAAAACACTTACAGAAGGAAATGATGTGGCAATTTTAGCGACTGGATTAATGGTCTACGAAGCAACCGAAGCTGCAAAACAATTGGCAGAACAAGGAATCAAAGCAAGAGTAATCAATGTTTCAACAATCAAGCCACTAGACGAAGAAACAATCTTAAAAGCCGCAAAAGAATGTAAATTTATCGTAACAAGTGAGGAACATTCAGTAATTGGAGGACTTGGAAGTGCTGTATCAGAATTTTTATCCGAAAATTACCCAACAAAAGTTATAAAACATGGAATTTATGACAAATTTGGACAAAGTGCCGACGGAGAAACAATGCTTGATAATTATAAATTGAGAGCGAAAGATATTGTGGAAATTGTTTTAAAAAATAGATAA
- a CDS encoding MliC family protein, translated as MKTKRMITMAIAAIVLGSFSVSYAASRNARRTRQNTTKTTKVSKNSPKLVESKDYTCGSSNLKADFFDNDIAKVKVGKKVYNLKRAVSASGEYFEDGKGVSLHVKGDEGVFTVGGVDKSCEVAGKKSTSEKQAVTYRLNDETLKNRNIKVEYGNDTAKVTDFNGDVHNLKRAKSASGMYFEDTDGVSLHVKGKEGIFTISGVDYSFEQK; from the coding sequence ATGAAAACAAAAAGAATGATTACAATGGCAATAGCAGCAATAGTTCTAGGAAGTTTTTCAGTGAGTTATGCAGCATCAAGAAATGCGAGAAGAACTAGACAAAATACCACAAAAACAACTAAGGTTTCTAAAAACTCTCCTAAATTAGTTGAGTCAAAAGATTATACTTGCGGAAGTAGTAATTTAAAAGCTGATTTTTTTGACAATGATATAGCAAAAGTAAAAGTTGGAAAAAAAGTCTATAATTTGAAAAGAGCAGTTAGCGCTAGTGGAGAATATTTTGAAGACGGAAAAGGAGTGAGCCTTCATGTAAAAGGGGATGAAGGAGTATTTACAGTTGGAGGAGTCGATAAAAGCTGTGAAGTTGCTGGCAAAAAATCAACATCTGAAAAACAAGCTGTAACTTATAGATTAAATGATGAAACTTTAAAAAATAGAAATATTAAAGTTGAATATGGAAATGATACAGCAAAAGTAACTGATTTTAACGGAGATGTTCATAATTTAAAAAGAGCAAAAAGCGCAAGTGGAATGTATTTTGAAGATACTGATGGAGTAAGTCTTCACGTAAAAGGAAAAGAAGGAATATTTACAATATCAGGAGTAGATTATTCTTTTGAACAAAAATAA
- a CDS encoding adhesion protein FadA, which translates to MKKVGILFVVLSMMSFSANTTRTAKTKPERKATKTTAAQSVVGRFNQLEAEYARLVDMENREYAKIKANAEVAAKQLEEKQALKAQIEEKIAKVDAASNSKIFKAQYSGVIKGYQNVAKALDAEIKKLSTVVENFQALEELKGEQ; encoded by the coding sequence ATGAAAAAAGTTGGAATTTTGTTTGTAGTTTTAAGTATGATGTCATTTTCTGCTAATACAACAAGAACTGCAAAAACAAAACCGGAAAGAAAAGCAACAAAAACAACAGCAGCACAATCAGTAGTTGGTAGATTTAATCAATTAGAAGCTGAATATGCAAGATTAGTAGACATGGAAAATAGAGAATATGCGAAAATTAAAGCAAATGCAGAAGTAGCAGCTAAACAACTTGAAGAAAAACAAGCATTGAAAGCTCAAATTGAAGAAAAAATCGCAAAAGTTGATGCAGCATCAAATTCTAAAATATTTAAAGCACAATATTCTGGAGTTATAAAAGGATATCAGAATGTTGCTAAAGCATTAGATGCAGAAATTAAAAAGTTATCAACTGTAGTTGAAAATTTCCAAGCATTGGAAGAATTAAAAGGAGAACAATAA
- a CDS encoding NADP-dependent glyceraldehyde-3-phosphate dehydrogenase, with amino-acid sequence MKYQNLVNGEWVHSAKEITIYSPINNEEIGTIPSMTREEVDIAMETAKKALKSWRNLSAVERARYLYKAADILERDKEIIGEILTKEVAKGYKSAVGEVVRTADLIRYSAEEGLRTVGEIVEGGSFEAASNRKVAMVRREPMGLVLAIAPFNYPVNLSASKIAPALIGGNVVLFKPPTQGAISGLMLAKAFKEAGIPAGVLNTVTGKGSEIGDYLIEHKEVDFINFTGSTKTGKRIGELAGMRPILLELGGKDGAIVAEDANLEKAAKDIVSGAFSYSGQRCTAIKRVLVVEEVADELARLIKENVSKLTVGNPFDNADITPLIDLKAADFIERLMEDALAKGAIPLNPVKMEENLLWPVVFDNVTLDMQIAWEEPFGPVLPIIRVKNLDEAVKICNESEYGLQSSVFTRDYQKAFDIASRLEVGTVHINNKTQRGPDNFPFLGIKGSGVGVQGIKYSIESMTKIKSIVFDY; translated from the coding sequence ATGAAATATCAAAATTTAGTAAATGGGGAATGGGTGCATTCAGCAAAAGAAATTACTATTTATTCTCCGATAAACAATGAAGAAATTGGAACAATTCCATCAATGACTAGAGAAGAAGTAGATATTGCGATGGAAACGGCAAAAAAAGCGCTAAAGAGTTGGCGAAATTTATCAGCTGTGGAAAGAGCAAGATATTTATATAAAGCGGCAGACATTTTGGAAAGGGATAAAGAAATAATTGGCGAAATTTTAACAAAAGAAGTTGCAAAAGGGTATAAGTCAGCAGTTGGAGAAGTTGTGAGAACGGCTGATTTGATTAGATATTCAGCTGAAGAAGGACTTAGAACAGTCGGAGAAATAGTTGAAGGTGGAAGTTTTGAAGCGGCTAGCAACAGAAAAGTTGCGATGGTAAGAAGAGAACCTATGGGACTTGTACTTGCAATTGCACCGTTTAATTATCCAGTAAACTTATCAGCTTCAAAAATAGCGCCAGCATTAATCGGTGGAAATGTTGTGTTGTTTAAACCACCGACACAAGGAGCAATAAGTGGACTTATGCTAGCGAAAGCGTTTAAAGAAGCTGGAATTCCTGCAGGAGTATTAAATACAGTGACAGGTAAAGGTTCTGAAATCGGGGATTATTTAATTGAGCACAAAGAGGTAGATTTTATTAATTTTACCGGAAGTACTAAAACTGGTAAAAGAATTGGGGAATTAGCTGGAATGAGACCTATTTTACTTGAATTAGGTGGAAAAGATGGAGCTATTGTCGCTGAAGACGCCAATTTAGAAAAAGCTGCAAAAGATATTGTAAGTGGAGCGTTTAGTTATTCTGGACAGAGATGTACCGCTATTAAAAGGGTGCTTGTTGTTGAAGAAGTAGCGGACGAGTTAGCTAGATTAATCAAAGAAAATGTAAGTAAACTTACAGTTGGAAATCCATTTGACAATGCGGACATAACTCCTTTAATTGACTTAAAGGCGGCGGACTTTATTGAAAGACTTATGGAAGATGCACTAGCTAAAGGAGCTATCCCGTTAAATCCAGTAAAAATGGAAGAAAATTTGTTGTGGCCAGTTGTTTTTGACAATGTTACGCTTGATATGCAAATTGCGTGGGAAGAACCATTCGGACCAGTTTTGCCAATAATAAGAGTGAAAAACTTGGATGAAGCTGTTAAAATATGTAATGAATCTGAATACGGGTTGCAATCCTCAGTATTTACAAGAGATTATCAAAAAGCGTTTGATATTGCATCAAGACTTGAAGTGGGAACAGTTCATATAAATAACAAAACCCAAAGAGGTCCAGACAATTTCCCATTCTTAGGAATTAAAGGTTCTGGAGTCGGAGTGCAGGGAATTAAATACAGTATTGAAAGTATGACAAAAATAAAATCAATTGTTTTTGATTATTAA
- a CDS encoding transketolase has protein sequence MEIRELQAIAKNLRKDIIEMIYRAKSGHPGGSLSIADIVAILYWKEMNIDPKNPKMENRDRFVLSKGHAAPALYAALMEKGYASKDLIPTLRRWHSPLQGHPDMKKLPGVEMSTGSLGQGLSAANGMALSAKIYKKDYRVYVILGDGELQEGQIWEAAMTAAHYKLDNLVAIVDHNRLQIDGNVADVMNVAPVGKKFEAFNWNVLEIDGHNYDQIIKALDKARTVKGKPTVIVANTIKGKGVSFMENNAGFHGSAPNDEEYKQAMEELK, from the coding sequence ATGGAAATTAGAGAATTGCAGGCGATAGCAAAAAATTTAAGAAAAGATATCATCGAAATGATTTACAGAGCAAAATCGGGACATCCAGGAGGATCATTATCAATTGCTGATATTGTAGCAATTTTATACTGGAAAGAAATGAATATTGATCCAAAAAATCCTAAAATGGAAAATAGAGATAGATTTGTTTTAAGTAAGGGACACGCAGCACCTGCTCTTTATGCAGCATTAATGGAAAAAGGATATGCAAGTAAAGATTTAATCCCAACTCTTAGAAGATGGCACTCTCCACTACAAGGACATCCAGATATGAAAAAGTTGCCGGGAGTCGAAATGTCTACAGGTTCATTAGGACAAGGATTATCAGCTGCAAACGGAATGGCACTAAGTGCAAAAATATATAAAAAAGATTACAGGGTTTACGTGATTCTAGGAGATGGAGAATTACAGGAAGGACAGATTTGGGAAGCTGCAATGACTGCTGCTCACTATAAATTGGACAATTTAGTTGCAATTGTTGACCATAATCGTTTACAAATTGATGGAAATGTAGCTGATGTAATGAATGTTGCACCAGTTGGTAAAAAATTTGAAGCATTTAACTGGAATGTACTTGAAATTGATGGACATAATTACGACCAAATTATTAAAGCATTGGACAAAGCTAGAACTGTAAAAGGCAAACCAACTGTAATTGTTGCAAATACCATAAAAGGTAAAGGAGTGTCGTTTATGGAAAATAACGCTGGATTTCATGGATCTGCTCCAAATGACGAAGAATACAAACAAGCAATGGAAGAATTAAAATAG
- a CDS encoding HPr family phosphocarrier protein, with translation MASKTVTMTNPTGLHTRPGGVFVAKAKEFESSVEVENDGKKVNGKSLLKLLSIGIKNGSEVTIYAEGPDADEAVEVLGELLATIRD, from the coding sequence ATGGCAAGTAAAACAGTTACTATGACAAATCCTACAGGACTACATACAAGACCAGGTGGAGTATTTGTTGCAAAAGCGAAAGAATTTGAAAGCTCAGTTGAAGTAGAAAACGATGGAAAAAAAGTTAATGGAAAATCATTATTAAAATTATTATCTATCGGAATTAAAAATGGTTCTGAAGTTACTATCTATGCGGAAGGTCCTGATGCTGATGAAGCAGTTGAAGTTTTAGGAGAATTATTAGCAACTATTAGGGATTAA
- the tpx gene encoding thiol peroxidase, with product MKEYKNKVTFLKNPVTLLGNEVKVGDKAPDFTVLAPDLKEVKLSDYRGKVDVIAVFPSVDTGVCALQLTRFNKEAASFSDDVQLLSISVDLPFALGRYCADKGIKNALTASDHRDLDFGKKYGFVIKELRLLARGTVIIDKDGIIKYVEYVPEISEHPNYEKALEVIKELV from the coding sequence ATGAAAGAATATAAAAATAAGGTAACATTCTTAAAAAATCCAGTTACATTACTTGGAAATGAAGTAAAAGTAGGAGATAAAGCACCTGATTTCACTGTTTTAGCTCCTGATTTAAAAGAAGTAAAATTAAGCGACTACCGTGGGAAAGTTGATGTAATTGCGGTATTTCCATCAGTTGATACAGGAGTTTGCGCACTACAGTTGACAAGATTTAACAAAGAAGCAGCAAGTTTTAGCGATGATGTGCAACTATTATCAATTTCAGTTGATCTACCTTTTGCACTTGGAAGATATTGTGCTGACAAAGGAATCAAAAACGCTCTGACTGCTTCAGATCACAGAGATTTAGACTTTGGGAAAAAATATGGCTTTGTAATAAAAGAACTACGGTTACTTGCAAGAGGAACTGTCATCATCGACAAAGACGGCATTATAAAATATGTTGAATATGTTCCTGAAATCAGCGAACATCCAAACTATGAAAAAGCACTGGAAGTAATAAAAGAATTAGTTTAA
- a CDS encoding KdsC family phosphatase, which yields MIKLILLDVDGTLTDGGVYHGNDGNEIKKFNVKDGFAIVNARKIGIEFGIVTGGRGKLLEYRAKKLKIKYLFSENDRKEQILTEIMSQTGLKSEEIAYMGDDLNDINIIKKVGLSAAPADAISEVLEIVDFVSEKKGGNGAVREFIEFVLKKENLYEKFLKVCLI from the coding sequence ATGATTAAATTAATTTTATTAGATGTTGACGGGACACTTACAGATGGCGGCGTCTACCACGGAAATGACGGAAATGAGATAAAAAAGTTTAATGTGAAGGATGGTTTTGCTATTGTGAATGCTCGTAAAATAGGGATTGAGTTTGGTATAGTTACTGGTGGAAGAGGAAAACTTCTGGAGTATCGTGCAAAAAAATTAAAGATAAAATATTTATTTTCTGAAAACGATAGAAAAGAACAGATTCTTACAGAAATAATGAGTCAAACTGGTTTAAAAAGCGAAGAAATCGCTTATATGGGTGATGATCTGAACGATATAAACATAATAAAAAAAGTTGGTCTTTCAGCGGCGCCGGCGGATGCTATAAGTGAAGTTTTAGAAATAGTTGATTTTGTTTCTGAAAAAAAAGGTGGCAACGGAGCAGTGAGAGAGTTTATTGAATTTGTTTTGAAAAAAGAGAATTTATATGAAAAATTTTTAAAAGTATGTTTAATTTAG
- a CDS encoding DegV family protein, whose amino-acid sequence MAVKYLDAKRLKMLFIGGGKWVIKHEELLNELNVYPVPDGDTGSNMAMTLNSMIDDLEKKTNEKITMKEFIETVEEAVLMGARGNSGTILSQVITGFLRGIGEKTKLLPKDVANALVSAKETAYNAVGEPIEGTILTVIRKISEKAVECSEKIEDLVIFLKEIVETGEKTVNETPELLPKLKEAGVVDAGGKGLFFLFEGFYKVTTELNLLVELQKSQVKETEFDKTIANIDHDPESIRFQYCTEFIILNGNFDTEEYKRRVLELGDSAVFAQTSKKFKTHIHTNHPGKAFEIALEYGPLEKMKVENMRLQHDNLQIFSEKDEAKIFENPKADKTKNAFVILADTENLKEEFLKLGADVVILGGQSKNPSVQEILNAIEKVKKRNIYILPNNKNVITTAKLAAEKSKKTVIVQETKTMLEGYYYLKNKEDGVEEIRKAVKRNYSIEITKAIRDTKIESLTIEKDDFIGLVNGKIKYSKKTLDELVNQMFNELITENTITATVVVGSQRDEASKKRIDSKLANIKTKIIEGNQNNYYYYIYLENKDPKMPEIAILTDSISDLTKEDIEELPIKIVPLKIDINGELLKDGFEITTSEFWHEMMGKNANIKTSQPSPQEFLNAYNRLFEKGYKKIISIHASSKLSGTIQAAKVGRSLTNRENDIELIDSMGVSLLEGFLVLGAAGKAIRGESFITVVNWVNNFKNKGKLLMIIPDLKYLERGGRIGKASSTIAGALNMKPILTINQGEIAVEKKVLGERNAQKYIEKYIERESKKQSIIVMSGWGGTQTELDSVMKVYSEVKSNPKISTLILNREIGAVIGAHAGPVYGLFVFPRLS is encoded by the coding sequence ATGGCAGTTAAATATTTGGACGCCAAGAGACTAAAAATGCTATTTATTGGCGGAGGGAAATGGGTAATAAAACACGAAGAACTATTAAATGAATTAAATGTTTATCCAGTTCCAGATGGTGATACAGGAAGTAATATGGCAATGACTTTAAATTCTATGATAGATGATTTAGAGAAAAAGACAAATGAAAAAATAACTATGAAAGAATTTATTGAAACAGTAGAAGAAGCGGTACTTATGGGTGCCAGAGGAAATTCAGGAACAATCTTATCACAAGTGATAACAGGGTTTTTACGAGGGATTGGTGAAAAGACAAAATTACTTCCCAAAGATGTCGCAAATGCGCTTGTAAGTGCTAAAGAAACAGCTTATAATGCGGTTGGAGAGCCGATAGAAGGGACAATTCTTACTGTTATAAGAAAAATATCTGAAAAAGCAGTGGAATGTTCTGAAAAAATTGAAGATTTGGTCATATTCTTGAAAGAAATAGTTGAAACAGGAGAAAAAACAGTTAATGAGACTCCAGAACTGTTACCAAAATTGAAAGAAGCAGGAGTTGTGGATGCTGGTGGAAAAGGACTTTTCTTTTTGTTTGAAGGATTTTATAAAGTTACAACTGAATTAAATTTATTGGTTGAGCTGCAAAAGTCGCAAGTTAAAGAAACTGAATTTGATAAAACGATAGCAAATATTGACCACGATCCTGAAAGTATACGTTTTCAATATTGTACAGAATTTATAATTTTAAATGGAAATTTTGATACGGAAGAATACAAAAGAAGAGTGTTGGAATTGGGAGATTCAGCGGTATTTGCTCAAACTTCCAAAAAGTTTAAAACACATATTCATACAAATCATCCAGGAAAAGCTTTTGAAATAGCGTTGGAATACGGTCCACTTGAAAAAATGAAAGTTGAAAATATGAGACTTCAACACGACAATTTGCAAATTTTCAGTGAAAAAGATGAAGCAAAAATATTTGAAAATCCAAAAGCTGATAAGACTAAAAATGCTTTTGTAATTTTGGCAGATACTGAAAACTTGAAAGAAGAATTTTTGAAATTGGGAGCTGATGTTGTAATACTTGGTGGACAAAGTAAAAATCCGAGTGTTCAAGAGATACTAAATGCGATTGAAAAAGTTAAAAAACGAAATATTTATATTTTGCCAAATAATAAAAATGTCATTACAACGGCAAAATTAGCGGCTGAGAAATCCAAAAAAACAGTTATCGTGCAAGAAACAAAAACAATGCTGGAAGGATATTATTACTTGAAAAATAAAGAAGACGGAGTTGAAGAAATAAGAAAGGCTGTTAAAAGAAACTATTCGATTGAAATCACAAAAGCTATAAGAGATACGAAAATTGAGAGTTTGACAATTGAAAAAGATGATTTTATTGGACTTGTAAACGGGAAGATAAAATATTCTAAAAAAACTTTGGATGAACTTGTAAATCAGATGTTTAATGAATTAATAACTGAAAACACAATTACAGCGACAGTTGTAGTCGGAAGTCAAAGAGATGAAGCTTCTAAAAAAAGAATTGACTCTAAATTGGCAAATATAAAAACTAAAATTATCGAGGGAAATCAAAATAATTACTATTATTATATCTATTTGGAAAATAAAGATCCAAAAATGCCTGAGATAGCGATTTTGACAGATTCGATTTCAGATTTGACAAAAGAAGATATAGAAGAACTGCCAATAAAAATTGTTCCACTAAAAATTGATATCAACGGAGAACTTTTAAAAGATGGGTTTGAAATAACAACATCAGAGTTTTGGCATGAAATGATGGGAAAAAATGCAAATATAAAAACTTCACAGCCATCACCGCAAGAGTTTTTAAACGCTTACAATAGACTTTTTGAAAAAGGGTACAAAAAAATAATTTCAATCCATGCTTCTTCAAAATTGAGTGGAACAATACAGGCGGCAAAAGTTGGTAGAAGCCTTACAAATAGAGAAAACGACATCGAACTAATAGACAGTATGGGAGTTTCATTACTAGAAGGATTTTTAGTACTAGGAGCCGCAGGAAAAGCTATAAGAGGTGAAAGTTTTATAACAGTTGTAAATTGGGTGAATAATTTTAAAAATAAAGGGAAATTGCTTATGATAATTCCTGACTTAAAATATTTAGAAAGAGGAGGAAGAATTGGAAAAGCAAGTTCTACAATAGCTGGAGCGCTTAACATGAAACCGATTTTGACAATTAATCAAGGAGAAATTGCTGTTGAGAAAAAAGTTCTAGGTGAAAGAAATGCACAAAAATATATTGAAAAATATATTGAGAGAGAAAGTAAAAAACAAAGCATAATAGTTATGAGTGGTTGGGGTGGAACTCAAACTGAACTGGACAGTGTAATGAAAGTTTATTCAGAAGTTAAAAGCAATCCTAAAATAAGTACACTTATTTTAAATAGGGAAATTGGTGCGGTTATTGGAGCGCATGCGGGACCTGTTTATGGTCTTTTCGTTTTCCCTAGACTTAGTTAG
- a CDS encoding adhesion protein FadA, translating to MKKKLAILLGVIALSSMSFGATTKTGASSIENSLNNLEKQLTDLQKMEDQKYAQEEAKAAAAQQKIDEYSKIQATIDERISTIESTAETSIFGKEFKSKISEYKALRNQLDKEIANQQKIIDNFELLKSLR from the coding sequence ATGAAAAAAAAATTAGCAATTTTATTGGGAGTAATAGCATTGAGTAGTATGTCATTTGGAGCTACTACAAAAACAGGAGCAAGTTCAATTGAAAATAGTTTAAATAACTTAGAAAAACAATTAACTGATTTACAAAAAATGGAAGATCAGAAATATGCTCAAGAAGAAGCTAAAGCCGCTGCGGCTCAACAAAAAATAGATGAATATTCAAAAATACAAGCAACAATTGATGAAAGAATTTCTACAATTGAATCAACAGCTGAAACAAGCATTTTTGGAAAAGAGTTTAAATCAAAAATTTCAGAATACAAAGCTTTGAGAAATCAATTAGATAAAGAAATCGCTAATCAGCAAAAAATTATTGATAATTTTGAATTATTAAAATCTTTAAGATAG
- a CDS encoding ArsR/SmtB family transcription factor — MNIKKTKDEIPTCETKTIHNEVIKKVKKNFPKEEIIINTAEFFKVLGDATRMKILSALFQEEMCVCDIANLLNMTQSAISHQLRVLKQTRLVKYRKEGKVVYYSLEDEHVKHIVDESISHILEKK; from the coding sequence TTGAATATAAAAAAGACTAAAGATGAAATTCCTACTTGTGAGACAAAAACTATTCATAACGAAGTTATAAAAAAAGTTAAGAAAAATTTTCCAAAAGAAGAAATAATAATTAACACTGCGGAATTTTTCAAAGTTTTGGGAGATGCTACAAGAATGAAAATATTAAGTGCATTATTTCAAGAAGAAATGTGTGTGTGTGATATTGCGAACTTACTTAATATGACACAATCCGCAATTTCACATCAACTACGTGTTTTAAAACAGACAAGACTTGTAAAATACAGAAAAGAAGGAAAGGTTGTCTATTATTCTCTGGAAGATGAACATGTAAAACATATCGTTGATGAATCCATTTCACATATTTTAGAAAAAAAATAA
- the eno gene encoding phosphopyruvate hydratase: MTRIEDIYAREILDSRGNPTVEVEVFLEGGAMGRASVPSGASTGVHEAVELRDGDKNRYLGQGVLKAVENVNKIIAEHLIGFDALDQVAIDKAMIELDGTPNKGKLGANAILGVSLAVAKAAANQLGIPLYRYLGGVNAKELPVPMMNILNGGSHADSAVDVQEFMVQPVGAKTYKEALRMGSEIFHHLGKILKANGDSTNVGNEGGYAPSNINGTEGALDVISQAVKAAGYKLGEEVTFAMDAASSEFATQNADGTYTYTFKREGGVVRNSDEMIEWYKHLTSKYPIVSIEDGLAEDDWEGFKKLTDAIGKDVQLVGDDLFVTNTKRLADGIEKGVANSILIKVNQIGTLTETLDAIEMAKKAGYTAVVSHRSGETEDDTIADIAVATNAGQIKTGSASRTDRMAKYNQLLRIEDDLADEAVYEGKKAFYNIKLK; this comes from the coding sequence ATGACTAGAATTGAAGATATCTATGCAAGAGAGATACTTGATTCAAGAGGAAATCCAACAGTAGAAGTGGAAGTATTCTTGGAAGGTGGAGCAATGGGAAGAGCATCTGTGCCATCAGGAGCCTCTACTGGAGTACATGAAGCAGTTGAATTAAGAGACGGAGATAAAAATAGATATTTAGGACAAGGTGTTTTAAAAGCAGTTGAAAATGTAAACAAAATTATTGCTGAACACTTAATCGGATTTGATGCATTAGATCAAGTTGCAATTGATAAAGCTATGATTGAACTAGATGGAACTCCAAATAAAGGAAAATTAGGAGCAAATGCTATTTTAGGTGTTTCATTAGCAGTGGCAAAAGCAGCAGCTAACCAATTGGGTATACCTTTATACAGATATTTAGGTGGAGTAAACGCTAAAGAATTACCAGTACCAATGATGAACATCTTAAACGGTGGATCTCATGCAGATTCAGCAGTTGACGTGCAAGAATTCATGGTACAACCAGTAGGAGCTAAAACTTACAAAGAAGCATTAAGAATGGGATCTGAAATTTTCCATCATTTAGGAAAAATTTTAAAAGCAAATGGAGATTCTACTAACGTAGGAAATGAAGGTGGATATGCGCCATCTAATATTAATGGAACTGAAGGAGCTTTAGATGTAATTTCTCAAGCGGTAAAAGCAGCTGGATATAAATTAGGTGAAGAAGTAACATTCGCAATGGATGCCGCTTCATCAGAATTTGCAACTCAAAATGCTGATGGAACTTATACTTATACTTTCAAAAGAGAAGGTGGAGTTGTAAGAAATTCTGATGAAATGATAGAATGGTACAAACACTTGACTTCTAAATATCCAATTGTTTCAATTGAAGACGGACTTGCTGAAGATGACTGGGAAGGATTCAAAAAATTAACTGATGCAATTGGTAAAGACGTTCAATTAGTAGGAGATGATTTATTCGTTACTAATACTAAGAGATTAGCTGACGGTATTGAAAAAGGTGTTGCAAATTCAATCTTAATCAAAGTTAACCAAATCGGTACTTTAACTGAAACATTAGATGCTATCGAAATGGCTAAAAAGGCAGGATATACTGCAGTAGTATCACATAGATCAGGAGAAACTGAAGATGATACAATTGCTGATATCGCAGTTGCTACAAACGCAGGACAAATTAAGACTGGATCTGCTTCAAGAACAGATAGAATGGCTAAATATAACCAATTATTAAGAATTGAAGACGATTTAGCTGACGAAGCTGTTTATGAAGGTAAAAAAGCATTTTATAATATTAAATTAAAATAA